One part of the Borreliella afzelii genome encodes these proteins:
- a CDS encoding LCP family protein gives MRKDLIFLVLIVLIIVGVVIFFIRSSKKELVYFELNTKSNISFLFLVEDLNKNLVSMQEIFINIKTGNLGFLDIPIHTGYEDLKGNISWFKDLYKKNSFNKFLSKIYTQLSHESDYYIRFQKENFVRLIDYLGGVRLLVKNPVKVYSFEDSILIPSGTSNFDGDKSYNYLRYFNDVNHFEERGEFFKEFFKKLLFQISDFGIENDIFFKIYSMLDTNLSEVVFKYIVKNYKINNDKIISINIKGQEEIFKDNDNNLIKVVFPYYGGAILKESVDKLNKELINEGLEEVVKIVVLNGTKVVGLAKKTANIFNSLKFKVLKFGNADKNSYKNTLIINNSDNLEMAVRVGEAIKASNIKPISEVQTKRLLELDNLDINPDVIVVLGDDFDGRYVKSK, from the coding sequence TTGAGAAAGGATTTAATTTTTTTAGTTTTAATTGTTTTGATAATAGTGGGCGTAGTAATTTTTTTTATTAGAAGTTCAAAAAAAGAGCTGGTTTACTTTGAGCTTAATACAAAGAGTAATATTAGTTTTTTGTTTCTAGTAGAAGATCTTAACAAAAATCTTGTAAGTATGCAAGAAATTTTTATTAATATAAAAACAGGAAATCTTGGCTTTTTAGATATTCCAATTCATACTGGATATGAAGATTTAAAAGGCAATATATCTTGGTTTAAAGATCTTTATAAAAAAAATTCTTTTAATAAGTTTTTGTCTAAAATTTATACACAATTATCTCATGAATCAGATTATTATATTCGTTTTCAAAAAGAAAATTTTGTTAGGCTCATTGATTATTTGGGGGGGGTTAGACTTCTTGTTAAAAACCCAGTAAAAGTTTATAGTTTTGAGGATTCTATTTTAATACCCTCTGGTACTTCTAATTTTGATGGCGATAAATCTTATAATTATTTGAGATATTTTAATGATGTTAATCATTTTGAAGAGAGAGGCGAGTTTTTTAAAGAGTTTTTTAAAAAACTTCTTTTTCAAATTTCAGATTTTGGCATTGAAAATGATATTTTTTTTAAAATATATTCCATGTTAGATACTAACCTTTCAGAGGTTGTTTTTAAGTATATTGTTAAAAATTATAAAATAAATAATGATAAAATTATTTCTATTAATATTAAAGGGCAAGAAGAGATTTTTAAGGATAATGATAATAATTTGATAAAGGTGGTTTTCCCTTATTATGGAGGTGCTATTTTAAAAGAATCGGTAGATAAATTGAATAAAGAATTGATTAATGAAGGCTTGGAAGAGGTAGTAAAGATTGTTGTTTTAAATGGAACAAAAGTTGTTGGACTTGCAAAAAAAACAGCAAATATTTTTAATTCTTTAAAATTTAAAGTTTTAAAATTTGGCAATGCAGATAAAAATTCTTATAAAAATACCTTGATTATAAATAATTCTGATAATTTAGAAATGGCTGTTAGAGTTGGAGAGGCAATTAAAGCCTCAAATATTAAGCCAATTTCTGAAGTTCAAACTAAAAGATTATTAGAGCTTGATAATCTTGATATTAATCCGGATGTAATAGTTGTTTTAGGAGATGATTTTGATGGAAGATATGTTAAAAGTAAGTGA
- the rsfS gene encoding ribosome silencing factor — protein sequence MEDMLKVSDINALCKIISDFNGIDVIGIDVGNICNWTDFFIIATFVSFKQMEALYIDKIVKFFKEKKINLNVQEKGLIYDWTVVSGGNLVIHLMSEKSREYYELEKIWSKGIIIYP from the coding sequence ATGGAAGATATGTTAAAAGTAAGTGATATTAATGCTTTATGTAAAATAATAAGCGATTTTAATGGAATTGACGTTATAGGTATTGATGTTGGCAATATTTGCAATTGGACTGATTTTTTTATAATAGCTACTTTTGTATCATTTAAGCAGATGGAAGCTTTGTATATTGATAAGATAGTTAAATTTTTTAAAGAAAAAAAAATTAATCTTAATGTTCAAGAGAAAGGATTAATTTATGATTGGACTGTTGTTTCAGGTGGAAATTTGGTAATTCATTTAATGAGCGAAAAGTCTAGAGAATACTATGAGCTTGAAAAAATATGGTCCAAAGGAATTATTATTTATCCTTGA
- the nadD gene encoding nicotinate (nicotinamide) nucleotide adenylyltransferase, with protein MRIAILGGTYNPVHIGHIFLAKEIEYLLNIDKIIFIPTCNPTHKLIGEGVSVKNRIDMLKLALKNENKMFIDDCDIINGGITYTIDTISCVKKKYKNDKLFLVIGDDLFQNFDSWKDPQSIASSVDLVVAHRIYKEKLKSSFKHIYIDNKIIPISSSEIRNRIANGFPVSYLLPFGVLKYIKDNNLYVKKVNV; from the coding sequence ATGAGAATTGCAATATTGGGGGGCACTTATAATCCAGTTCATATAGGACATATTTTTTTGGCCAAAGAGATAGAATATTTATTAAATATTGATAAGATAATATTTATTCCTACTTGCAATCCAACTCATAAATTGATTGGGGAGGGTGTTAGTGTTAAGAATAGAATAGATATGCTCAAGCTTGCATTAAAAAATGAAAATAAAATGTTCATAGATGATTGTGACATAATAAATGGTGGAATAACTTATACTATTGATACCATTTCTTGTGTTAAAAAAAAATATAAAAACGATAAACTTTTTTTGGTTATTGGTGATGATCTTTTTCAAAATTTTGATTCATGGAAAGATCCTCAAAGTATTGCTAGCTCTGTTGATCTTGTTGTTGCTCACAGAATCTACAAAGAAAAGCTGAAAAGTTCTTTTAAGCATATTTATATAGATAATAAAATAATACCGATCTCCTCATCAGAGATTAGAAATAGAATTGCAAATGGATTTCCTGTTAGCTATTTACTACCCTTTGGTGTGTTAAAATACATTAAAGATAATAATTTATATGTTAAAAAGGTAAATGTTTGA
- the spoVG gene encoding DNA-binding protein SpoVG gives MDITDIRIKKVESKNSGSKLLAYVAVTFDNCLVLHNIRVIKGQKGVFIAMPNRRTRVGEYKDIVHPISQDFRKTLQTSIFKEYVRENPADLELELDF, from the coding sequence GTGGATATTACAGACATAAGGATTAAGAAAGTTGAAAGTAAAAATTCTGGTTCTAAATTGTTAGCATATGTTGCAGTTACTTTTGACAATTGCTTAGTTCTTCACAATATTAGAGTTATTAAAGGGCAAAAGGGAGTATTTATTGCTATGCCTAACAGAAGAACGAGAGTTGGTGAGTATAAAGATATTGTACATCCTATTAGTCAGGATTTTAGAAAAACTTTGCAAACTTCTATTTTTAAGGAATATGTAAGAGAAAATCCAGCTGATCTTGAGCTTGAATTAGATTTTTAG